The stretch of DNA GGAACCGGAACGACCTACGTCACGCGCAAGAGCCGCAGGAACGACCCGGACCGGATGGTCCTGCGGAAGTACGACCGGGCCCTCGGCCGTCACGTCGACTTCCGAGAGGAGCGCTGAGTCCCGTGCGCAAGGACATTCACCCGCCCTACGGCCCCGTCGTCTTCCGTGACCGCGCGGCGGACTTCGCCTTTCTGACCCGTTCGACCGCGACGAGCACCAGGACGGTCGAGTGGGAGGACGGGCAGGTCTACCCCGTCATCGATGTCGAGACGTCGTCGGCCAGCCACCCCTTCTATACGGGTACCGCCCGCGTGCTGGACACCGCGGGCCGCGTCGAGCGTTTCGAGCGCCGCTACGGCAAGGGCGCCCGCGGCTGATCCGTGCGGCACTGGCGCCCGCCGGGGCGCCAACCGCGTACGTATCCGCCCTACGCCGGACATGCAGGACGGACACCCTCAAGCCGGCCCCCATCGGGGGTCGGCTTCGGTGTGTTCGGGAGGGTTCCGCCCGGTCGCCGGGAAAGCTGTAATCAGAGGAACACCCGGCGTGCACGTGCATCTGCCCATGCATCCGCATGTGAGCACAGCTATGATCCGGGTCAGTTGACCGATGCATCATTGGCCACAGCGCCACCAGGAGCTACCTGTGCACCACGCGTACAACGGTATGGCCGCGACGGACCTACAGGACTTGCATGAGGTGGTCTGGCAGAAGAGTCTGCACAGTAATTCACAGGGATCCTGCGTGGAGTTCGCCAAACTTCCCGGCGGGGACGTGGCGGTACGCAACTCGCGCCATCCCGACGGACCCGCTCTCGTCTACACACGGGCCGAGATAGAGGCGATGCTGCTCGGCGTCAAGGACGGCGAGTTCGACCATCTGATCTCGGGCTGACCCACCGTCACCCCGGCTGTCCGCCGGCCGGGTCACCGTCGCGCCCGCTGCCCGCCGGCCGGGTCACCGTCGCGCCCGCTGCCCGCCGGTCGGCAGGCCGTCACGCCGGTCCGAACGTCCCGGCCGAACATCCGGGTCGATAACGGTCGTTCGCGGGTCAGAGCTGGAACATTCCCCACACGAGCTTGCCGCCCAGGGCGCCCGACAGCGGGTGCCAGCCCCAACTGTCGCTGAACGAGTCCACGAGGAAGAGACCCCGGCCGCTCTCGGCCCCGAAGTCTCCGCTGTCCCCGACGATCGGGCTCCCTCTGCTCGGGTCGCGCACCGCGCAGACCAGCCGCGAGGTCCATCGCATCAGATGGAGGCGTACCGGAGCCTCCGAAGACCCCGGCTCGTCGCTCCCGTCGGCGCCGTTGTCCTCGCCGCTCCCGCTTTCGCCACCACTCCCGCCTCCGAGTGTTCCGGCGGGCAGGGCGTGCCGCAGGGCGTTGGTGACGAGTTCCGAGACGACCAGTGCGATGTCGTCGCCACGCTCGCCGAGCTCCCAGCCGGACAGGGTGGCCCGGGTGAACTGCCGTGCCTCGCGCACGGATTCATAGCGCGCGCGCAAGGAGCAGATGGCGGCTTCTGAGACCGTCGCGGGGTCGAGCGGCGGAAGACCCTGCCGGTACGGCTCGACGAGCATGGTCGATCCATTCGTCCCCATGCGAGGCACTCCCGGGTTTCGCGGTGGTGGCGATGGTGCGGTGGTGCGGGCACCATCGTTCCGAATGCGCACAGCAGATGCAAGGGCAGATGCACGTGCACGTGCCGGAATTGGCCCTTCCCGTGCCAGTAATCGCCTCTTTCTTCCTCCGACTTCTTCCGCTCGCCTTACGGAACCTTTCCTTTTCCGTAATCGATTGAGTACGGGGTGAAGTGTTTTAGTGGCAGACTGCGCCCTCTGAGGCGAAGGGGAGGCTGGGCGACGTGACCGCAGGAGACTGGGGCTTTTCCCGGGCCGAGGGGCCGGGTGGAGGCTCTGTCGTACGGCGCATTCTGCTGGGCTCGCAGCTCAGACGCCTGCGGGAGGGCAGAGGCATCACCCGTGAGGCCGCCGGCTACTCGATCCGCGCCTCCGAGTCGAAGATCAGCCGCATGGAGTTGGGACGGGTGAGCTTCAAGGCGCGAGACGTAGAGGATCTGCTGACGTTGTACGGGGTCGGGGACGAGGCGGAGCGCGGGCAGCTGCTCGCCCTCGTCAAGGAGGCCAACCTCGCCGGATGGTGGCACAGTTACTCGGACATCCTGCCCGGCTGGTTCCAGACGTACGTCGGCCTTGAGGGTGCCGCCTCACTGATCCGGGTCTACGAGGTGCAGTTCGTGCACGGCCTGCTCCAGACGGAGGCCTACGCCCACGCCGTGGTCTCCCGGGGCATGGGTGACGCGAGTGGCGCGGACATCGACCGCAGGGTGGCGCTGCGGCTCGACCGCCAGAAGGCCCTGGTCTCGGAGCGCGCACCGAGGTTCGAGGTGGTCCTCGACGAGGCGGCGCTGCGGCGCCCCTACGGCGACAGGGCCGTGATGCGGGGCCAGTTGGAGCATCTGATCGAGATGTCGGAGCGGCCCAACGTGCGGCTCCAGGTGATGCCGTTCAGTTTCGGCGGCCACTCGGGCGAGAGCGGCTCTTTCGCGCTGCTGCGCTTCCCCGAGTCGGACCTGTCGGACGTGGTCTACCTGGAACAGCTGACCAGCGCCCTCTACCTCGACAAACGCGAAGAGGTCACCCAGTACGAGAACGTCATGAAGGGTCTCCAGGAGGACAGCCCCACCCCGTCCGCGAGCCGGGACGTGCTGCGTGGTCTACTCCAACTCATCTGACCCGTCCGGCCGATCCGCCCTGTGCGACTCATCAGCCCCGTCTGCCCCATCTGACCCGTCCGGCTCATCGGATTCGGACGTAGGATGGTCCGCCAGCGACAGAACCTGCGGTAGGGATCGGGATCGTATGTCCTTCTTCACCGAACTGGCCCACCAGTACATCGACGGTGAGTGGCGCACCGGCCGCGGTTCGTGGGACATCATCGACTTCAATCCCCACAACGGGGAGAAGCTCGCCTCCATGACGATCGCCACCGCCGAGGAGGTCGACGAGGCCTACCGCGCGGCCGAGCGTGCCCAGCCCGCGTGGGAGGCGGCGGGCGCCCACGCCAGGCAGCGCGTCCTTGAGCGGGCCCTGCGGGTCACGCAGTCGATGGGTGACGAGATAGCCGCGGCCATCGTCCAGGAGCTCGGCGGCACTTGGGAGAAGGCGCGCAACGAGGTCTCCGTCGCGGAGGACCTTCTGCGGGAGGCCTCCCGTATAGCGATACGGCCGGAGGGAACGATCCTGCCCTCCCTGACGCCCGGCAAGGAGAACCGCCTCTACAGAAAGCCGGTCGGGGTCGTCGGCGTCATATGTCCCTTCAACTTCCCGCTGCTCGTGGCCCTCAGGTCGGTGGCCCCCGCCCTCGCACTGGGCAACGCGGTGGTCGTCAAGCCGAATCAGAACAGCCCCGTCGTGGGCGGCGGACTGCTCGCCAGGATCTTCTCCGAGGCCGGTCTGCCCCCGGGGCTGCTGAACATCGTCGTCACCGACATCGCGGAGATCGGCGACGTGCTGGTCGAGCACCCCGTACCGAAGCTCATCTCCTTCTCCGGCTCCGACCGGGTGGGCCGGCACATCGCCGCCCTCGCCGCCACGCACTTCAAGCGGGTCGTCCTCCAACTCAGCGGCAACAGCGCGCTGGTGGTCCTCGACGACCTCGACGCGGAGGGCATCGACTACGCCGTGGACGCGGCGGTCTTCAGCCGGTACATGTACCAGGGCCAGGTCTGTGTCTCCGCCAATCGCATCCTCGTGGACCGCGCCGTGGAGGCCGAGTTCACCGCCAAGTTCGTGGCCAGGGTCGAGGCTCTACGGACGGGCGACCCCAGCGACCCGGAGAGCGACCTCGGCCCGGTGATCAGCGAGTTCCACGCGGAGGCGTTGAACACACTGGTGGATCAGGCCGTCGAGGACGGTGCCACCGCGCTCGTACGCGGCAGGACCAAGGGGAACCTCGTGGAGCCGACCGTGCTCACCGGGGTGCCGGACGGCTCACCACTGCTGCACCAGGAGATCTTCGGACCCATCGCCTTGATCATCCCGTTCGACGGTGAGGAGGAGGCGGTACGGATCGCCAACGACACCCCCTACGGCCTCAGCGGGGCCGTCCACACCGCCAACACCGAACGCGGTGTGGAGTTCGCCCGCAGGATCGAGACCGGGATGATGCACGTCAACGGCGCCACCATCCAGGACGAGCCGCTGGCCCCGTTCGGCGGCGAGAAGTTCTCCGGGGCGGGACGTCTCGGCGGCGAGGCCACGGTGCAGACGTTCACCACGGAGAAGTGGATCTCGGTGCAGCACGGTCGGCCCGGGTTTCCGCTGTAGGAGTTCCGGCGCCGCCACGCCCGTCGCGCCGCTCGCCGCCCGCTACCGGGGGTGCCCCGGAGTACGGGGGCTGAGCGGTTGGCCCTCGCGTTGCCGTATCCCACCCTAGTCAAAGTTGAGTAGGGTGGGGCGTGGGAGTGCTGCGAGCGCCCCGTACGTACGTGTACATGTCCCCGCGCGCTCG from Streptomyces tsukubensis encodes:
- the rpmG gene encoding 50S ribosomal protein L33, which gives rise to MARNELRPIIKLRSTEGTGTTYVTRKSRRNDPDRMVLRKYDRALGRHVDFREER
- a CDS encoding type B 50S ribosomal protein L31; this encodes MRKDIHPPYGPVVFRDRAADFAFLTRSTATSTRTVEWEDGQVYPVIDVETSSASHPFYTGTARVLDTAGRVERFERRYGKGARG
- a CDS encoding DUF397 domain-containing protein codes for the protein MHHAYNGMAATDLQDLHEVVWQKSLHSNSQGSCVEFAKLPGGDVAVRNSRHPDGPALVYTRAEIEAMLLGVKDGEFDHLISG
- a CDS encoding ATP-binding protein translates to MGTNGSTMLVEPYRQGLPPLDPATVSEAAICSLRARYESVREARQFTRATLSGWELGERGDDIALVVSELVTNALRHALPAGTLGGGSGGESGSGEDNGADGSDEPGSSEAPVRLHLMRWTSRLVCAVRDPSRGSPIVGDSGDFGAESGRGLFLVDSFSDSWGWHPLSGALGGKLVWGMFQL
- a CDS encoding helix-turn-helix domain-containing protein translates to MTAGDWGFSRAEGPGGGSVVRRILLGSQLRRLREGRGITREAAGYSIRASESKISRMELGRVSFKARDVEDLLTLYGVGDEAERGQLLALVKEANLAGWWHSYSDILPGWFQTYVGLEGAASLIRVYEVQFVHGLLQTEAYAHAVVSRGMGDASGADIDRRVALRLDRQKALVSERAPRFEVVLDEAALRRPYGDRAVMRGQLEHLIEMSERPNVRLQVMPFSFGGHSGESGSFALLRFPESDLSDVVYLEQLTSALYLDKREEVTQYENVMKGLQEDSPTPSASRDVLRGLLQLI
- a CDS encoding aldehyde dehydrogenase family protein, which translates into the protein MSFFTELAHQYIDGEWRTGRGSWDIIDFNPHNGEKLASMTIATAEEVDEAYRAAERAQPAWEAAGAHARQRVLERALRVTQSMGDEIAAAIVQELGGTWEKARNEVSVAEDLLREASRIAIRPEGTILPSLTPGKENRLYRKPVGVVGVICPFNFPLLVALRSVAPALALGNAVVVKPNQNSPVVGGGLLARIFSEAGLPPGLLNIVVTDIAEIGDVLVEHPVPKLISFSGSDRVGRHIAALAATHFKRVVLQLSGNSALVVLDDLDAEGIDYAVDAAVFSRYMYQGQVCVSANRILVDRAVEAEFTAKFVARVEALRTGDPSDPESDLGPVISEFHAEALNTLVDQAVEDGATALVRGRTKGNLVEPTVLTGVPDGSPLLHQEIFGPIALIIPFDGEEEAVRIANDTPYGLSGAVHTANTERGVEFARRIETGMMHVNGATIQDEPLAPFGGEKFSGAGRLGGEATVQTFTTEKWISVQHGRPGFPL